One Corvus moneduloides isolate bCorMon1 chromosome 24, bCorMon1.pri, whole genome shotgun sequence DNA segment encodes these proteins:
- the LAMB3 gene encoding laminin subunit beta-3 isoform X3, with translation MEPRCQLWPWAVFVLLAAPRLLGAQRACSQGACYPPPGDLLLGRAAHLRASSTCGLSKPETYCTPHGEWSMKCCRCDSRLPHSYNGHRVENVLSSAGRARWWQSQNGVERVSLQLDLEQMFQLDSVVLHFRSPPAAMLIERSVDAGRTWQVLRYLASDCAAAFPRVPPGSPEGWQDPRCQELRGHPVHGGTVKFSVQDLGSTTTSSYSQAIEKLGPFTNLRINFTELPHVPRQGYHSPSTFYAVTEMQVLGSCFCHGHAERCAPAGDQHSTQVSGHCVCQHNTAGPHCERCAALFNARPWAPAEDSDPHECQRCDCNGHSSSCHFDPELYRASGGASGGVCDNCQHNTEGKNCERCKTNYFRNHQQQLSHPEACLPCECDPDGTMPGSACDPVTGRCVCKDNVQGDRCHLCKPGFALLTGANPAGCRRCACNALGTRQDEPCDDESGRCSCLPNVVGSDCGQCAAGHWDLGSGQGCRPCACHPRGSRSPQCNQFTGQCPCRDGFTGQTCSAMGQQLCPPRHYRDARGGCTECDCDFQGTEEVGCDQATGRCLCRSGVTGPRCDQCQRGHCSSYPGCQLCHPCFHTYDGDIERLHLRQASLANATAWLPTGTGDSRLGPRLSQALGNLQQAQGILGRSAVTPQSLAQVGSALAAIREQVRGINPDLRFLDDTASLSRELEALNSSLFATNSQYQSKKTQFEASRSTDLSGAFQTIRSAHQTSSSASSLAAGAPGLLAQARESRRSAAGLQRGLAAAAAELLALKGELASAPNLTPVINQVCGGARVEPCTPARCQGLLCPRDNSSACEAGRPCRGLFPLASGALAAAGQAAKEFGSLSARIRDTAQLIKTTELSASQIQSSTRRLVEQLGVTRTQIEGDVRRIRQLIQRVRSFLSDKDTDPASIQEISESVLSLHLPTDAAAVRRKMTEIQKLATELQCPEDILAQTAEDIARAKRLQQEAEQARNRANAVEGSVEEVVGTLQRANTVLLEAQGALRGSGSSLRFIQERVEEIEAVLGPAERNVAAIGAGLAGLAGRLSQLQRGTDQNRLRAGDMQDMAGTAAQQASSAQQAFAQVKELYTELQGRMGQSPALGEQGRRVQSIGREAQALFEETMGIMLRMETLESEIQEGNKALMSRLSRLSGLEEQVGRIRDTIKERVAYYERCS, from the exons TGGAGCATGAAATGCTGCAGGTGTGACTCAAGGCTGCCCCACAGCTACAACGGGCACCGCGTGGAGAACGTCCTGTCCTCGGCCGGCCGCGCGCGCTGGTGGCAGTCCCAGAACG GTGTCGAGCGcgtgtccctgcagctggaccTGGAGCAGATGTTCCAGCTGGACAGCGTCGTGCTCCACTTCAGG TCGCCGCCCGCAGCGATGCTGATCGAGCGCTCCGTGGACGCCGGCAGGACGTGGCAGGTGCTGCGGTACCTGGCCTCCGACTGCGCCGCCGCCTTCCCCCGCGTGCCCCCCGGCTCCCCCGAGGGCTGGCAGGATCCCCGGTGCCAGGAGCTGCGGGGGCACCCTGTGCACGGGGGCACG GTGAAATTCAGTGTCCAAGACCTGGGGTCTACAACCACCTCCTCTTACAGCCAAGCCATCGAGA AGCTGGGGCCCTTCACCAACCTGCGGATCAACTTCACGGAGCTGCCGCATGTCCCACGCCAGGGGTACCACTCGCCCAGCACCTTCTACGCCGTGACAGAGATGCaggtgctggggagctgcttcTGCCACGGCCACGCCGAGCGCTGCGCCCCTGCGGGGGACCAGCACAGCACG CAGGTCTCTGGTCACTGCGTGTGCCAGCACAACACGGCCGGGCCCCACTGCGAGCGTTGTGCCGCCCTGTTCAACGCCCGGCCCTGGGCACCCGCTGAGGACAGCGACCCCCACGAGTGCCAGA gatGCGACTGCAATGGCCACTCGTCCTCGTGCCACTTCGACCCTGAGCTGTACCGGGCCAGTGGCGGGGCCAGCGGGGGGGTGTGTGACAACTGCCAGCACAACACCGAGGGCAAGAACTGCGAGCGCTGCAAAACCAACTATTTCCGcaaccaccagcagcagctgagccaccCCGAGGCCTGTCTGC CCTGTGAGTGTGACCCGGATGGCACCATGCCCGGCTCTGCCTGTGACCCGGTGACAGGGCGCTGTGTCTGCAAGGACAACGTGCAGGGGGACCGCTGCCACCTCTGCAAGCCGGGCTTTGCCCTGCTGACCGGCGCCAACCCTGCTGGGTGCCGCA GATGCGCCTGCAATGCCCTGGGGACACGGCAGGACGAGCCCTGTGATGATGAGAGCGGGAggtgctcctgcctgcccaaCGTGGTGGGCAGCGACTGCGGGCAGTGCGCGGCCGGGCACTGGGACCTGGGCAGCGGGCAGGGCTGCCGGCCCTGTGCCTGCCACCCCCgcggctcccgcagcccccagTGCAACCAG TTCACAGGACAGTGCCCGTGCAGGGACGGCTTCACGGGACAGACGTGCTCGGCCatggggcagcagctgtgcccaccCAGGCACTACAGAGATGCACGGGGAGGGTGCACAG AGTGTGACTGCGACTTCCAGGGCACGGAGGAGGTGGGCTGTGACCAGGCCACGGGCCGGTGCCTGTGCCGCAGCGGTGTCACTGGGCCCCGCTGTGACCAGTGCCAGCGGGGCCACTGCAGCTCCTACCCCGgctgccagctgtgccacccCTGCTTCCACACCTACGACGGGGACATTGAGCGCCTACACCTGCGCCAGGCCAGCCTGGCCAACGCCACGGCGTGGCTGCCCACGGGCACGGGGGACTCCCGGCTCGGCCCTCGCCTCTCGCAGGCGCTGGGGAacctgcagcaggcacaggggaTCCTCGGCCGCTCCGCTGTGACACCGCAGAGCCTGGCCCAGGTGGGCAGTGCGCTCGCTGCCATCAG GGAGCAGGTCCGAGGCATAAATCCTGACCTTCGTTTCCTGGATGACACTGCCTCCCTCTCGAGGGAGCTCGAAGCCCTCAACAGCAGCTTGTTTGCCACCAACTCCCAGTACCAGAGCAAGAAGACCCAGTTTGAAGCCAGCCGCAGCACGGACCTGTCAG GAGCCTTCCAGACTATCCGCTCTGCCCACCAGAcatccagcagtgccagcagcctggCCGCCGGTGCCCCGGGGCTGCTGGCCCAGGCGCGGGAGAGCCGCCGGAGCGCCGCGGGGCTGCAGCGGGGCCTGGCTGCGGCCGCGGCCGAGCTGCTGGCCCTGAAGGGCGAGCTGGCCTCAGCCCCCAACCTCACCCCTGTCATCAACCAG GTGTGTGGAGGGGCCCGAGTGGAGCCGTGCACCCCTGCCcgctgccaggggctgctgtgcccTCGGGACAACAGCTCTGCCTGCGAGGCCGGCCGGCCCTGCCGCGGCCTCTTCCCGCTGGCCAGCGGGGCCCTGGCTGCAGCCGGGCAAGCGGCCAAGGAGTTCGGCAGCCTGAGTGCCCGGATCCGGGACACGGCACAGCTG ATTAAGACGACAGAGCTGTCTGCGAGTCAGATCCAGAGCAGCACCCGGCGGCTGGTGGAGCAGCTGGGGGTGACCAGGACGCAGATCGAGGGGGACGTGCGGCGCATCCGGCAGCTCATCCAGCGAGTGCGGAGCTTCCTGTCAG ACAAGGACACGGATCCTGCCTCTATCCAGGAAATCAGTGAGTCAGTTCTGTCCCTGCACCTCCCCACGGACGCTGCTGCAGTCCGGAGGAAAATGACCGAGATCCAAAAGCTGGCGACGGAGCTGCAGTGCCCGGAGGACATCCTTGCCCAGACGGCCGAGGACATTGCCAGGGCcaagaggctgcagcaggaggcagaaCAGGCCAG GAACCGGGCCAACGCTGTGGAGGGCAGCGTGGAAGAGGTGGTGGGGACCCTGCAGCGAGCCAACACGGTGCTGCTGGAGGCCCAGGGGGCCCTCAGGGGCTCGGGCTCCTCCCTGCGCTTCATCCAGGAGCGTGTGGAGGAG ATCGAGGCTGTCCTTGGTCCGGCCGAGAGGAACGTGGCGGCCATCGGGGCCGGGCTGGCCGGGCTGGCCGGGCGGCTCTCGCAGCTGCAGCGCGGCACTGACCAGAACCGCCTGCGGGCCGGGGACATGCAGGACATGGCGGGGACAGCGGCACAGcaggccagcagtgcccagcag GCTTTTGCACAAGTGAAGGAGCTGTACAcggagctgcagggcaggatggggcagAGCCCGGCGCTGGgcgagcagggcaggagggtgcAGAGCATCGGCCGGGAGGCGCAGGCCCTCTTCGAGGAGACCATGGGCATCATGCTCAGGATGGAAA CTTTGGAGTCGGAAATTCAGGAAGGCAACAAGGCTCTGATGTCCAGGCTGTCCCGGCTgtcagggctggaggagcaggtggGGAGGATCCGGGACACCATCAAGGAGAGAGTTGCCTACTACGAGAGGTGCTCCTGA